GCTATTTGTATCAGGTTGTCCAACTTGACACCGCTGTGTACTACCGTAGCTCCCATTGTTGCACGGTCTACACACGTATTAGCACCTATATCTACTTTATCTTCCAGAACAACAATTCCGATTTGCGGAATCTTATCGTATCCGTTCGGAGTGGGAGCAAAACCAAATCCGTCAGCTCCGATCACTGCACCCGAATGAAGGATACATTCATTACCTATGCGGCAATCATGATAAACATTAACATTGGAGTAAAGCAGGCAATTGTTGCCTATCTTCACGCCGTCTCCAACGAAAGTGTGCGGGTAAATTAGAGTATTATCTCCGATCACGGCATTTTCACCGATATAAGCAAAAGCACCGATGTATACGTTTTCGCCAATTTTGGCGCTGGGAGCAACGAAAGCTAATGAATCTATCCCTTGTTTCTTGGGCTTGCTCATCTCATAAAGATTAAGCAGTTTAGCCAAACTTTCGTATGCATTGTCTACTTTGATAAGAGTCGTTTTGATTTCGTGTTCGGGAATGAAGTCTTTATTAACCAAGACAATGCTTGATTGTGTCTCGTAGATATAAGGTGTATATTTGGGATTTGACAGGAAAGAAATTGCTCCGGGCATTCCCTCTTCAATTTTAGCGAATGTGTGTACCGTAGCGTTTTCGTCTCCAATGATTTCCCCTTGGATAAATGCTGCAATTTGCTTAGCCGAGAACTCCATGTCTTTTATTTAAAATTTAATTAGTTCACAAATAACGGATTTTTTTTTCAGATTTCCGTGTTATTGCATGAATATTTTATACTTATCTGTGTAATCTCTGATAGCAGAGATAGTATTTCTTTACCTTTTTGGACAATAATGAGATGTTCAGCATGTCCGATGCTTCGGCAATATTTTTAATAGTGCCGTCTTTGTAGATAATATCAATACTGTCATCTGCCGGGTCATACATATTCTTTTCGATGCTGGGGGTAGAGACAAAATAGTTCGCTTCGGAAAGGGTTATGCCTAGTTGCTGGCTGATGTGCAAAGTTAATTCTTTTTTTCTGTCCTCACTAATAGGTTCCGACGAAATTTCCACTTTAAAGATATTTCGGTTTATCATTCCCGTGCTTAAAGTGGAAAGTACCTTATCTGTGTGGGTGCTCCACACTTTCAAGGCTGTCCATATATCATTGTCGTCCAGCTGGATAAAATTCTCCAGACAGTCGGGATTGTTATAGAATTCCGTAGGATTGATATCATTGTAAAGGAAAAAACGCAATGCGGGTGATGCAAACAGTTCCACTCCTTGTGAAGCCAGTTCTTTGGCACGCAATAGGGTACTAATCAGCATCTTTTCGTATGCAACGGACGTCTTATGCAGGTATACTTGCCAGTACATCAGGCGACGTGCCGTGAGGAAATTCTCGATAGAATAGATTCCTTTGGATTCGACTACCAGTCGGTCATCCGCTACATCAAGCATTTTGATAATTCGGGCGGAGCCGATGTTACCTTCCGTTACGCCTGTATAAAAGCTGTCGCGGCGAAGATAATCAAGCCGGTCCATATCCAACTGACCGCTTACAAGTTGATGCAGAAAGCGTTTCGGGTATTCGTCTTTAAAGATTTGGATGGTAAGACTCAGCTGACCGTTCATCTCTTTGTTCATCCGTTCCATCAGCATAAGAGAAATCTCTTCGTGTGAGACTCCTTTTACAATCGTGTCTTCCAGTACATGCGAGAAAGGACCGTGTCCTATATCATGCAACAGGATGGCAGCCTGCACGGCTTCCGCTTCACTATCAAAGATAAAATTGCCTTTGGAAGCCAGTTGGGTGATAGCTTCACTCATCAGGTGAAAAGCACCTAAGGAGTGTTGGAAGCGGGTGTGTTGTGCACCGGGGTACACAACAGATGATAATCCTACTTGCTTGATGCGGGTAAGACGCTGCAAAAGGGGATGCCGTACTATATCGTACAGTAACCCCTTTGGAATATTGATGAACCCGAATACGGGGTCGTTAATTATCTTTCTTTCGTAAGGCATTCGTTTTCTTTAGAGATCCTTTTTTCCCTTTTCAGAGAATTGCTTTGAGTTGTTCAGCCATTTGAGCCTGCACTTCTTGTGCGGCGGTGCGGGCAGCTTCTGCAAATTTCTCTGTTTTATCGACGTAGATAATACCACGTGACGAATTAACAATTAATCCGCATGTACTGTTCATACCATATTTGCAAACTTCTTCGAGTGAACCGCCTTGTGCTCCCACACCTGGTACGAGAAGGAAATGGTTTGGGACAATCTTGCGGATGTCCTCAAAAGCACGTCCTTGAGTAGCACCTACTACATACATCATGCGGTCATCGCCGGCCCATTCCTGTGATTTGCGTAATACTTTCTCGAACAGACGTTCGCCGTTTATATCTTCTGTCAATTGGAAGTCATGAGAGCCTTTGTTGGAAGTCAATGCCAACAGGATCACCCATTTACCTTCGTAAGTAAGGAATGGAGTAACGCTGTCTTCACCCATGTACGGAGCTACTGTTACAGAGTCGATATCCAGTTCTTCAAAGAATGTGCGGGCATACATTGCAGAAGTATTTCCGATGTCACCACGCTTTGCGTCAGCGATGATGAATTGATCCGGATAGTTATCTTTGATATATTTTACTGTCTTTTCAAATGCGATCCATCCTTTTACACCCATGCTTTCATAGAAAGCCAGATTAGGTTTGTAGGCGATACACAAATCTGCTGTCGCGTCAATGATTGCTTTGTTGAACGCGAAGATCGGATCTTCTTCTTTCAACAGATGTTCCGGGATTTTCTTGATATCAGTATCAAGTCCTACACAAAGGAATGATTTTTTGCGCTTTATGTTTTCAAATAATTGTTGCTTATCCATCTTGTTATTTACTATTTTGCAATTTACTATTTACTATTTTAAGAAACCGTTCTCAACTCTCAACTCTCAACTCTCAATTCTCAACTCTCCACTTCTCTAAAGTTCGCTTTCTTTCAGGCGTTCTGCATTTTCCGCTACGATCAGATGGTCGATACAATCCTGGATATCTCCGTCCATGAAGGCTGCCAGATTATAAATTGTATAGTTGATGCGATGGTCGGTGATACGTCCCTGAGGATAATTGTAAGTCCGTATTTTTGCCGAACGGTCTCCGGTAGATACCATTGTCTTACGTTTAGAGGCAATGTCATCGATATATTTCTGATGTTCTTTGTCGTAGATAAACGTACGGAGACGTGCCAAGGCGCGCTCTTTGTTTTTCGGCTGGTCGCGTGTCTCGGTACATTCGATAAGGATTTCTTCAGCAATGCCTGTGTTCGGGTTCTTCCAGATATAGCGTAGACGTACTCCGGATTCTACCTTGTTTACATTCTGTCCGCCGGCACCGCCACTTCGGAAAGTGTCCCATTTGATTTCTCCTTCGTTGATGACTACATCGAATTCTTCTGCTTCAGGAAGCACAGCCACTGATGCGGCTGAAGTGTGAACACGTCCTTGTGTTTCCGTAGCAGGAACACGCTGTACGCGGTGTACTCCCGATTCGTATTTTAAAATTCCGTATACATTATCGCCTGTCACACTACAAACAATTTCTTTGAATCCGCCGGCTGTTCCTTCGTTTGCATTGGAGACTTCCATTTTCCAACCTTTGGTTTCACAGAATTTGGCATACATACGGAAGAGGTCACCGGCAAAGATAGCTGCTTCGTCGCCTCCTGCACCTCCGCGGATTTCGAGAATAGCGTTCTTGCTGTCTTGCGGGTCGGCAGGAACAAGCATCAGTTTGATTTCTTCTTCCAACGCCGGGAGTCGCTCTTGGCTATTGTCCATTTCTTCTTTCGCCATTTCGCGCATTTCAGCATCCGATTCATTGGCAAGGATATTTTTAGCTTCTTCAATATTACCCAGTAATTGGACATATTCTTTCCTTGCTTTCATCAAGTCGTCTAATTCCTTATATTCTTTAGTCAACTTGACATAACGTTTCTGGTCGGCAATCACTGCCGGGTCTGTGATAAGGGTAGATATTTCTTCAAAACGGGCTACGAGTCCGTCTAATTTTTCTAGTATGGTACTATTGTCTGCCATTCTTTAATATCTAAATTCTCCGAATTCGCTCTTAATGATTAATTCTGTTTGTTCACATGCCTCAACACGTCCTACAATCTGTGCCGGGATACCGAATGATTCGGAGATAGCTATCACTTCTTCCGCATGTTCTGGTGACAGGTAGACTTCGAGGCGATGTCCCATATTGAATACCTTGTACATCTCTGCCCAGTCCGTACCGCTTTGTTCTTGGATCGTTTTGAATAAAGGAGGAACAGGGAAAAGATTATCTTTTACTACACGTACGTTCTCTACAAAATGCAGAACTTTAGTTTGTGCACCACCGGAGCAGTGTACCATTCCGTGGATTTCCGGGCGCAATGCATCAAGTAATTTTTTGACTACCGGTGCGTATGTACGGGTAGGAGAGAGTACTAACTTTCCAGCATCAACCGGAGAATCTTCCACGCTGTCTGTTAGTTTTAACTTACCGGAATAAACCAATTCTTCAGGAACTGCAGCATCATAGCTTTCCGGATATTTTTCAGCAAGATATTTGCTGAATACGTCGTGGCGGGCACTCGTCAAACCGTTGCTGCCCATACCGCCATTGTATTCTTTTTCGTAAGTAGCTTGTCCGTAAGAAGCCAGACCAACGATCACGTCATCCGGACTGATATTGGCATTGTCGATAACGTCTGAACGTTTCATGCGGCAAGTTACGGTAGAGTCAACGATGATGGTACGTACCAAATCGCCGACATCAGCAGTTTCACCACCGGTTGCATATACGCCTACACCCATTTCACGGAGTTCGGCCAGCAATTCGTCTGTTCCGTTGATGATGGCGGAGATTACTTCTCCCGGAACCAACAGTTTGTTACGTCCAATAGTAGATGAAACAAGGATATTGTCTACGGCACCTACACAAAGCAGGTCGTCGATATTCATAATCAATGCATCCTGTGCAATACCTTTCCAAACGGATAAGTCACCCGTTTCTTTCCAGTACATATAAGCAAGAGATGATTTGGTTCCGGCACCATCGGCATGCATAATGTTGCAATATTCCGGGTCACCTCCCAATATATCGGGAATAATTTTACAGAATGCTTTCGGGAAGATTCCTTTGTCGATGTTCTTGATGGCGTTGTGCACATCTTCTTTCGATGCGCTTACTCCACGCATCATGTATCGTTGATTACTCATGAGTTATAGAATTATTTTGTATACGGCTACAAAAGTACAGCTTTTTTTTGGTACAGCCAACTAGGTGCTAGTAAATGTTAATCATTAACTTTTGTACTTTGGGTTATTCTATTGAAAAGGAGAAGAATAATAGAAAATTAAGAGTTAAATTCATAATAATGAAAACTATGAATTTAACTCTTAATATAGAAGTGTTTTATCTAATGAAAAAATGCCGAGATAAATATCTCAGATGATATCAGATCTCTCTTTGGGTAAATCAAATCTTTTTTAGAATTCTACCTTCGGAGCTTTCTCGCTTCCTTCTTCTGCTTCAAAGTATGCTTTCTTGTCGAAGCCGAACATTCCTGCAAAGATATTCTTCGGGAAACGGCGGATATTGATGTTATAAGCTTGTGCAGCATCATTGAAGTTTTTGCGTGCTACATTGATACGGTTTTCCGTTCCTTCCAGTTGAGCTTGAAGTTCCAGGAAGTTTTGGTTAGCTTTCAGGTCCGGATAATTCTCGGTGATGGCTAATAACTTGCCCAATGCTGATGTTACAGCACCTTGTGCTTTTTGATATTGCGTCAGCTTTTCCGGTGTCAGGTCGGCAGCGTCTACTTTGATTTGAGTAGCCTGGCTACGTGCGGCAACAACTCCTTCCAAGGTTTCCTTTTCATGCGTTGCATATCCTTTCACTGTGTTTACCAAGTTAGGAATCAAGTCGGCACGACGTTGGTATTGAGTTTCTACATTTGCCCATTGGCCACTTACATTCTCCTCCATGGTTACTAGACCGTTATATACACTTACTGCCCATATCGCAAGGATAGCCACAACGGCTAAGATGATAATAATTGACTTCTTCATGTTTCTTGTTTTTATAGAATTTGATAATTTGTTTTTTTACTTGTTTTCTTTAGAAGCGAGAGCCGGCACCACCGCCTCCGCCCATTCCTCCGCCGAAACTGCCCCCACCGAAACTACCTCCGCCAAAACCCCCGATAAAAGGACCGCCTCCACCATCTCTCCGGTGATGGTAGTCATTATCATAACTTTGTTGGCGGCGTATGATAGTATGTCCGCAGTTTCTACATGTATAGGTGACATCTTCTGTCTTCACTCCATGAATCCGGGATACGACTCTGCTTCCGCTTCTTTGCAATTGATGTTTACCACAATTCGGACAGCGACTTTGTTTGCGTGCCGAAAAGAAAGCAAGACCTCCGCCAATGGCGATAAAACAAAGGATGGCAAGAATAAAATCAAAAGAACCACCGCTGTTAGAATCGGAGAGAGCGTCATTTTCCATCGAACCGTCGAGTCGCTGGCAAGTCGCTTTTAGACCAGCCACCATTCCTGTGTCCCAATTCCCGTTTTTCAGGTAAGGAAGCATATATCTTGTTTGAATCCTTTTGCAGATAGCATCGGGAAGTACTCCTTCCAGACCATAACCGGTATAGAACTGTATACAGCGTTGATCGGTGACTAATAAAATGACCAATCCGTTGTTTTTGCCTTTTTTTCCTACACCCCATTGGTTAAGAAGTTGGTGACAGAAGTCGAAACAATCTTCTTCTCCGATTGAGGGAACTACGGCAACCACTGTTTCAATTCCAGTTTGTTGTTCCAAAGCATAAAGCATGGAGTCTATACTGTCACAAGCAGCCTGTGAAAGTATTCCGGCTGGGTTGCAAACATATTGCATTTTGTTTTGCAGGTGAACTTTCGGAAGGTTGTCTACCGTATATACTTTCTCTTGAGCTTGTAGTGGGAACAGAAGAAAAGTAGCTAATATAAAAGTAAATATTGATTTCATAACGATTATTTTACGTGTACAAATATAGAGACTTTTTCTGTTATGAATCTTAAACTCCTTGTTATAATAGGTTTAATGAATATATTGTCCGACGAATGTACGAACTCGGTCGGTATATTCCTGTTTATTCTCTTGGTACGAAACGGCATGAGCAGCTCCAGGCACAATCCACAGCTCCTTGGGCTCCGGTTTGGCTTCGTAGAGCGGGTATACCATCCAGGTAGGCACATACGTGTCCTTGTCCCCGTGGATAAATAACATTGGAAGTTGTGATTTGGCTACTTGTTTCAGTGAAGAAGCTTCTTTGAAATTCCATCCATATTTCTTTTCGCAAAGCCAGCTTGTGGTGTACATAAGTGGAAAAGGAGGAAGATGGAAACTGGCTTTAAGTTCGTGAGAGAATTCGTCCCATACGCTGGTATAGCCGCAATCCTCTACAAAGCATTTGACAAATGGCTTTTGTTCCTCACCAGATACCATCATGGTGGTGGCACCTCCCATTGAAATTCCGTGTACAACCATTTGCGTGCTGTCTCCAAAGATTTCATTGGCGATGTTCATCCATTGCAATACATCTAGACGGTCTTTCCAGCCCATTTGAATGGCTGGGCCTTCACTTTCTCCCTGATGTTGCAGGTCGGGGAGTAATATATTATATCCTAAATCACGATTATACAGATAACCGATCATAAACATGCGGATAGCATTATCCGTATATCCGTGTACAATGACTGCGGTCTTGTTGGTAGGTTGGGGAGCAGCCACATAATACGCATGTAGTTGTATACCGTGTGGGTTTATGATAAAAGTGTCTTTCAGTGCATCCGCTTGTTTCAGACTATCCACCCATGGACGCAAAAAAGGGTAGTTTTTATACATGAAAGGATAAGAGTCCGCATCTTTAGACAGAATTTTGCCATTCGGAGTCAATGAGAAGTTTAACATATAAAAACTTCCTCCGATGGTGCAGCCGGTCAATGCCAGCATGATAATAATGATGCTATATACTACTTTTTTCCTCATAAAAACTACTTTTAATCCTTATTTATGCCATATCTCCCAGGCGGCAAATGCCTGAAGCAGGAGCATTTCCAGACCGTTTTTCACAACAGCCCCTTGCGCTTCTCCTTTTTTCATGAACAGCGTAACGTTCGGATTATATAACAAATCGTAGAGCAAATGGTTTGGTGTCAGAAGTTCATAAGGGATATTAGGGCAGAAATCTACCTTAGGAAACATTCCTACGGGGGTACTATTGACAATGACTGTGTATTCTGCCATAATTTCGGGAGTCAGTTCTTCATAAGTCAGCATACCATCGGCTTTGTGGGTGCGCGATACGAAGATGCTTTCGATACCTAGATTTTTCAGACCGTGATAGACTGCTTTGGAAGCTCCGCCGGTACCCAAAATCAGCGCTTTCTTGTGATGAGGTTGCAACAAAGGTTGGATGGATTGAGTGAATCCAATGATATCGGAGTTATACCCCACCAGTTTGACTTTTCCTTTGGGCTGACGGATAATTTTAATCACATTGACTGCACCTATCTTTGCAGTGTCACGATCAAGCTCATCCAGAAAAGGAATCACTTGTTCTTTGTAAGGGATGGTGACATTGAGTCCGCATAGGTTGGGATTCTCTTCGATCACTTCCATGAAGTTATTGATACTGGGAATCTCAAAATTCACATACTCTGCGTTGATTCCTTCGGATTTGAACTTCTCATTAAAGTACCCGATAGAAAATGAATGTCGCAGAGGATAGCCGATTAAACCATATTTTTCCATAATATAATAAGGGGTAAATTAATTATTCACAATGAATTACTATTTTGTTGCAGTATAAAGCGTGCAGATGCCAAAGGTCAGCCGTTTGAAGTTGACTTCGCTAAATCCGGCTCGGGCGATGACTCCTTTCATCACTTCCCCTTGAGGAAATACTTTGATGGTGTCCGGCAGATAGCGGTAGGCACTCTTATCTTTGGAGAGCAGTTTGCCTAATAATGGAATGACGACTTTTGAGTAGATGGAAAATAACTGTTTCATCGGGAAGCGGTCCGGAGTGGTAAGTTCCAGAATCACAAGATGACCTCCCGGTCTCAATACACGGCACATTTCGGAGAGTCCTTTGTCGAGGTCTTCGAAGTTGCGGATCCCGAAAGCCACGGTGATGGCGTCAAAATCATTGTCGGCAAAAGAGAGTGAAGTACAGTCCTCCCGGGCAAAAGAAATCTTGTCTGACAGTCCTTCCTTTTTTACTTTTTCACGTCCC
The Bacteroides caecimuris DNA segment above includes these coding regions:
- the lpxD gene encoding UDP-3-O-(3-hydroxymyristoyl)glucosamine N-acyltransferase, with the protein product MEFSAKQIAAFIQGEIIGDENATVHTFAKIEEGMPGAISFLSNPKYTPYIYETQSSIVLVNKDFIPEHEIKTTLIKVDNAYESLAKLLNLYEMSKPKKQGIDSLAFVAPSAKIGENVYIGAFAYIGENAVIGDNTLIYPHTFVGDGVKIGNNCLLYSNVNVYHDCRIGNECILHSGAVIGADGFGFAPTPNGYDKIPQIGIVVLEDKVDIGANTCVDRATMGATVVHSGVKLDNLIQIAHNDEIGSHTVMAAQAGIAGSTKVGEWCMIGGQVGIAGHSKIGDKVSLGAQSGVPGNIKSGSQLIGTPPMELKQYFKSSIVQRNLPDMQKELHNLRKEVEELKQLLNK
- a CDS encoding HD domain-containing protein codes for the protein MPYERKIINDPVFGFINIPKGLLYDIVRHPLLQRLTRIKQVGLSSVVYPGAQHTRFQHSLGAFHLMSEAITQLASKGNFIFDSEAEAVQAAILLHDIGHGPFSHVLEDTIVKGVSHEEISLMLMERMNKEMNGQLSLTIQIFKDEYPKRFLHQLVSGQLDMDRLDYLRRDSFYTGVTEGNIGSARIIKMLDVADDRLVVESKGIYSIENFLTARRLMYWQVYLHKTSVAYEKMLISTLLRAKELASQGVELFASPALRFFLYNDINPTEFYNNPDCLENFIQLDDNDIWTALKVWSTHTDKVLSTLSTGMINRNIFKVEISSEPISEDRKKELTLHISQQLGITLSEANYFVSTPSIEKNMYDPADDSIDIIYKDGTIKNIAEASDMLNISLLSKKVKKYYLCYQRLHR
- the pyrF gene encoding orotidine-5'-phosphate decarboxylase; protein product: MDKQQLFENIKRKKSFLCVGLDTDIKKIPEHLLKEEDPIFAFNKAIIDATADLCIAYKPNLAFYESMGVKGWIAFEKTVKYIKDNYPDQFIIADAKRGDIGNTSAMYARTFFEELDIDSVTVAPYMGEDSVTPFLTYEGKWVILLALTSNKGSHDFQLTEDINGERLFEKVLRKSQEWAGDDRMMYVVGATQGRAFEDIRKIVPNHFLLVPGVGAQGGSLEEVCKYGMNSTCGLIVNSSRGIIYVDKTEKFAEAARTAAQEVQAQMAEQLKAIL
- the prfA gene encoding peptide chain release factor 1, yielding MADNSTILEKLDGLVARFEEISTLITDPAVIADQKRYVKLTKEYKELDDLMKARKEYVQLLGNIEEAKNILANESDAEMREMAKEEMDNSQERLPALEEEIKLMLVPADPQDSKNAILEIRGGAGGDEAAIFAGDLFRMYAKFCETKGWKMEVSNANEGTAGGFKEIVCSVTGDNVYGILKYESGVHRVQRVPATETQGRVHTSAASVAVLPEAEEFDVVINEGEIKWDTFRSGGAGGQNVNKVESGVRLRYIWKNPNTGIAEEILIECTETRDQPKNKERALARLRTFIYDKEHQKYIDDIASKRKTMVSTGDRSAKIRTYNYPQGRITDHRINYTIYNLAAFMDGDIQDCIDHLIVAENAERLKESEL
- a CDS encoding AIR synthase related protein, with the protein product MSNQRYMMRGVSASKEDVHNAIKNIDKGIFPKAFCKIIPDILGGDPEYCNIMHADGAGTKSSLAYMYWKETGDLSVWKGIAQDALIMNIDDLLCVGAVDNILVSSTIGRNKLLVPGEVISAIINGTDELLAELREMGVGVYATGGETADVGDLVRTIIVDSTVTCRMKRSDVIDNANISPDDVIVGLASYGQATYEKEYNGGMGSNGLTSARHDVFSKYLAEKYPESYDAAVPEELVYSGKLKLTDSVEDSPVDAGKLVLSPTRTYAPVVKKLLDALRPEIHGMVHCSGGAQTKVLHFVENVRVVKDNLFPVPPLFKTIQEQSGTDWAEMYKVFNMGHRLEVYLSPEHAEEVIAISESFGIPAQIVGRVEACEQTELIIKSEFGEFRY
- a CDS encoding LemA family protein, with translation MKKSIIIILAVVAILAIWAVSVYNGLVTMEENVSGQWANVETQYQRRADLIPNLVNTVKGYATHEKETLEGVVAARSQATQIKVDAADLTPEKLTQYQKAQGAVTSALGKLLAITENYPDLKANQNFLELQAQLEGTENRINVARKNFNDAAQAYNINIRRFPKNIFAGMFGFDKKAYFEAEEGSEKAPKVEF
- a CDS encoding TPM domain-containing protein, whose product is MKSIFTFILATFLLFPLQAQEKVYTVDNLPKVHLQNKMQYVCNPAGILSQAACDSIDSMLYALEQQTGIETVVAVVPSIGEEDCFDFCHQLLNQWGVGKKGKNNGLVILLVTDQRCIQFYTGYGLEGVLPDAICKRIQTRYMLPYLKNGNWDTGMVAGLKATCQRLDGSMENDALSDSNSGGSFDFILAILCFIAIGGGLAFFSARKQSRCPNCGKHQLQRSGSRVVSRIHGVKTEDVTYTCRNCGHTIIRRQQSYDNDYHHRRDGGGGPFIGGFGGGSFGGGSFGGGMGGGGGAGSRF
- a CDS encoding alpha/beta hydrolase, with the translated sequence MRKKVVYSIIIIMLALTGCTIGGSFYMLNFSLTPNGKILSKDADSYPFMYKNYPFLRPWVDSLKQADALKDTFIINPHGIQLHAYYVAAPQPTNKTAVIVHGYTDNAIRMFMIGYLYNRDLGYNILLPDLQHQGESEGPAIQMGWKDRLDVLQWMNIANEIFGDSTQMVVHGISMGGATTMMVSGEEQKPFVKCFVEDCGYTSVWDEFSHELKASFHLPPFPLMYTTSWLCEKKYGWNFKEASSLKQVAKSQLPMLFIHGDKDTYVPTWMVYPLYEAKPEPKELWIVPGAAHAVSYQENKQEYTDRVRTFVGQYIH
- a CDS encoding shikimate dehydrogenase family protein, which gives rise to MEKYGLIGYPLRHSFSIGYFNEKFKSEGINAEYVNFEIPSINNFMEVIEENPNLCGLNVTIPYKEQVIPFLDELDRDTAKIGAVNVIKIIRQPKGKVKLVGYNSDIIGFTQSIQPLLQPHHKKALILGTGGASKAVYHGLKNLGIESIFVSRTHKADGMLTYEELTPEIMAEYTVIVNSTPVGMFPKVDFCPNIPYELLTPNHLLYDLLYNPNVTLFMKKGEAQGAVVKNGLEMLLLQAFAAWEIWHK
- the ubiE gene encoding bifunctional demethylmenaquinone methyltransferase/2-methoxy-6-polyprenyl-1,4-benzoquinol methylase UbiE, translated to MDYPQQHIKPYDEEGKKTEQVERMFDNIAHTYDKLNHTLSLGIDRSWRKKAIAWLRPFQPQRMMDVATGTGDFAILACRKLQPAELIGTDISEGMMNVGREKVKKEGLSDKISFAREDCTSLSFADNDFDAITVAFGIRNFEDLDKGLSEMCRVLRPGGHLVILELTTPDRFPMKQLFSIYSKVVIPLLGKLLSKDKSAYRYLPDTIKVFPQGEVMKGVIARAGFSEVNFKRLTFGICTLYTATK